In Actinomycetota bacterium, the sequence TGAGATACCATGAGTTTTTTTATCATTTCTTAGTAGCTCTAAGCGTGATTCCTTTAAATAATTTTCAATAACTTCTTTTGCATTTTGATTTAATAAAGCAATTCTTTCCCTTCTTCCCTTACCCATAACCTTAATTTTTCCCTGTTCTAAATCCACACTTTCTATTGTCAAACCCACTAATTCAGAAACTCTTATACCTGTTGAATAGAAAGTTTCAAATATTGCTTTATCCCTTTTTCCCAGAATATCCAAAAGTATTGGTGACTTGAGTAAATCTAACATCTCATCTTGCTTAAGATAGCTTGGCAATCTTCTTTCTTTCTTAATAGTTGGTATAAATTGCGAAGGATCTTTTTTAATTATATCCATCATCTCTAAAAAGGAAAAAAATCCTCTAACAGAACTTATTTTTCTTGAAATTGTTGAAGATGAATATCTTAAAGTACGTAGATATGAT encodes:
- a CDS encoding tyrosine recombinase XerC; the encoded protein is MENELKKYITYLEGERNLSPRTIVEYKKDLNRFLDYAKRAKKKTVYEIDMKFLRRYLSYLRTLRYSSSTISRKISSVRGFFSFLEMMDIIKKDPSQFIPTIKKERRLPSYLKQDEMLDLLKSPILLDILGKRDKAIFETFYSTGIRVSELVGLTIESVDLEQGKIKVMGKGRRERIALLNQNAKEVIENYLKESRLELLRNDKKTHGISNALFLNKNGRKLTSRGVRKIVERYIKKLGIIKKISPHSLRHSFATHMLEAGADLRVVQELLGHLTISTTQIYTHITKGKLKEVYKKTHPRA